The Streptomyces sp. RKAG293 genome includes a region encoding these proteins:
- a CDS encoding FtsX-like permease family protein, producing the protein MTGFVFLRVRAHRLLLTAALLTVVLTTSVLATLAAFTGAIGDAGLRRTLEHQSAARTTVNVQLTVTADAWRTADAGIRKNLGSAYDGLPAQVRSSIRSGPYALPATLGGAASGAPKGADPDLTLLATFDRAHVTLVQGGWPTAVDRGTGVVPVAVPEPVARSLGVRPGTLVDLTSRLGGPVLHIRVTGTYRPTDRTDPYWQLDPMGGHGIRTVSFTTYGPLLADPSVFASDRLTPAELSWQSTADFRNLDVAGIPGVRDDVQRTIDATAKDPANSGIQISSELPDLLTGVQRTLLVTRSTLLIGALQLLILAGFALLLVAQLLSEERAGETALLRARGGSRGRVARLAGTESLLLAVPAGLAAPLLAGPVIRLLAGQGALARSGTDLGGAIGAAAWWVAAGTALACAFAVIVPALRSAGSYVEERSARARRGALPAAVQAGADLGLLLLAGVAYWQLSRRASDSGVLSADTGGSLGVDPVLVAAPALCLLAGTVLILRLLPLAARLGERRAARGSGLSLALAGWQLSRRPRRGAGAVLLLVLAVAMGMFAIGQGASWDRSQRDQADFAVGADLRVTGSTTPPFGQAGVYEHTPGIASAAPAARAQLTLPEQRVASVLMIDTAKAGEMMRFRQDLADRPLPELLLPLRAGPSGGTKETGGFPVEATARQLRFTARLDSDGQGGVLDSLTAVLKDANGITYAFPLGDLPADGKPHLLVLDLADAAGRTGGAPAGPLRLTRVEVDYTAPESVERHRLTLAPATVAADGTVRPLTTTAGSAWAAKAQMQRADAALGGNPALQPNAGTVTSTAAGSALTVDYSTGATLADSKGAHLSVRVAEPAAPPLAGVATDAFLRATGSKVGGDVRVELNGIETTVRITSVIRALPGTTAPPSSLKDGGALLLDLRAVNRTLNATGGRGMEPSEWWLSARPGATGKVAAALRDRADIDSLLVRDETASELRADPLGAGPQSVLPAAVIAAAVLAAVGFAVSSAGAIRERSGEFAVLRALGAPRRKLARMMAAEQGLLVLLALVVGVALGALLTRLVVPLIVLTAQASQPVPGLLVTLPVGPLVQLIAIVLVVPLLVVVLTAVRRGDPVTALRRQGED; encoded by the coding sequence GTGACGGGGTTTGTGTTTCTGCGTGTCCGCGCGCACCGATTGCTGCTGACCGCCGCCCTGCTCACCGTGGTTCTCACCACCAGCGTGCTGGCCACCCTCGCCGCGTTCACCGGTGCCATCGGCGATGCCGGGCTGCGCCGCACGCTGGAGCACCAGTCGGCGGCGCGGACCACCGTCAACGTCCAGCTGACCGTCACGGCCGACGCCTGGCGGACCGCGGACGCCGGGATCCGCAAGAACCTGGGGAGCGCGTACGACGGGCTGCCCGCGCAGGTGCGGTCCAGCATCAGGTCCGGTCCGTACGCGCTGCCGGCCACGCTGGGCGGTGCCGCGTCCGGCGCCCCCAAGGGCGCCGACCCGGACCTGACGCTGCTGGCCACCTTCGACCGGGCGCACGTGACGCTGGTCCAGGGCGGCTGGCCCACCGCGGTCGACCGCGGCACCGGCGTCGTACCGGTGGCGGTCCCCGAGCCCGTGGCCCGCTCCCTGGGCGTGCGGCCCGGCACCCTGGTCGATCTGACCAGCCGGCTCGGCGGCCCGGTGCTCCACATCCGGGTCACCGGCACGTACCGCCCGACCGACCGGACCGACCCGTACTGGCAGCTCGACCCGATGGGCGGCCACGGCATCCGCACCGTGTCCTTCACCACCTACGGGCCGCTGCTCGCCGACCCGAGCGTCTTCGCCTCCGACCGCCTCACGCCCGCCGAGTTGTCCTGGCAGAGCACCGCCGACTTCCGGAACCTGGACGTGGCCGGGATCCCCGGGGTGCGGGACGACGTGCAGCGGACCATCGACGCCACCGCCAAGGACCCGGCGAACTCCGGCATCCAGATCTCCTCCGAACTGCCCGACCTGCTCACCGGGGTGCAGCGCACCCTGCTGGTGACCCGCTCGACGCTGCTGATCGGCGCCCTGCAGCTGCTGATCCTGGCCGGTTTCGCGCTCCTGCTCGTCGCCCAGCTGCTGTCCGAGGAACGGGCCGGCGAGACCGCGCTGCTGCGGGCCCGCGGCGGCTCGCGCGGCCGCGTCGCCCGGCTGGCCGGCACCGAGTCGCTGCTGCTCGCGGTGCCCGCGGGGCTGGCCGCGCCGCTGCTCGCCGGGCCGGTCATCCGGCTGCTGGCCGGGCAGGGCGCCCTGGCCAGGTCCGGCACCGACCTGGGCGGCGCGATCGGTGCGGCCGCCTGGTGGGTGGCCGCCGGAACCGCGCTGGCCTGCGCGTTCGCCGTCATCGTGCCGGCCCTGCGCAGCGCCGGGAGCTATGTCGAGGAGCGCTCGGCACGCGCCCGGCGCGGGGCGCTGCCCGCCGCGGTGCAGGCCGGGGCCGACCTCGGGCTGCTGCTGCTCGCCGGGGTCGCCTACTGGCAGCTGTCCCGCCGCGCCTCCGACAGCGGGGTGCTGAGCGCCGACACCGGCGGCAGCCTCGGGGTGGACCCGGTGCTGGTCGCCGCGCCCGCGCTGTGCCTGCTGGCCGGCACCGTGCTGATCCTGCGGCTGCTGCCGCTGGCCGCCCGGCTCGGTGAGCGCAGAGCGGCGCGGGGCAGCGGGCTGTCGCTCGCCCTCGCGGGCTGGCAGCTCTCCCGGCGGCCGCGGCGCGGCGCCGGAGCCGTGCTGCTGCTCGTACTGGCCGTCGCCATGGGCATGTTCGCGATCGGGCAGGGCGCCAGCTGGGACCGGTCCCAGCGCGACCAGGCCGACTTCGCGGTGGGCGCGGACCTGCGGGTGACCGGCTCCACCACCCCGCCGTTCGGACAGGCGGGGGTGTACGAACACACTCCCGGCATCGCCAGCGCCGCCCCCGCGGCGCGGGCCCAACTGACGCTGCCCGAACAGCGGGTGGCCTCCGTCCTCATGATCGACACGGCGAAGGCCGGCGAGATGATGCGGTTCCGCCAGGACCTCGCCGACCGACCGCTGCCGGAGCTGCTCCTGCCGCTGCGGGCCGGCCCGTCCGGCGGGACGAAGGAGACCGGCGGCTTCCCCGTCGAGGCGACCGCCCGGCAGCTGCGCTTCACCGCGCGGCTCGACTCGGACGGGCAGGGCGGGGTCCTCGACTCGCTCACCGCGGTCCTCAAGGACGCCAACGGCATCACGTACGCCTTCCCGCTCGGCGACCTCCCGGCCGACGGGAAACCGCACCTCCTGGTCCTGGACCTCGCCGACGCGGCGGGCCGGACGGGCGGGGCCCCGGCGGGACCGCTGCGGCTCACCCGCGTCGAAGTCGACTACACGGCCCCCGAGTCCGTCGAGAGGCACCGGCTCACCCTCGCCCCGGCGACCGTCGCCGCGGACGGCACCGTCCGCCCGCTCACGACCACCGCCGGCTCGGCCTGGGCCGCGAAGGCGCAGATGCAGCGGGCCGACGCCGCGCTCGGCGGCAACCCCGCCCTCCAGCCGAACGCCGGCACCGTCACCAGCACGGCGGCCGGTTCCGCACTGACCGTGGACTACTCCACCGGGGCCACCCTGGCGGATTCCAAGGGCGCCCATCTGTCCGTACGTGTCGCAGAACCGGCCGCCCCGCCGCTCGCCGGGGTCGCCACCGACGCCTTCCTGCGGGCCACCGGCAGCAAGGTGGGCGGCGATGTCCGGGTCGAACTCAACGGCATCGAGACGACCGTGCGCATCACCTCCGTGATCCGCGCGCTGCCCGGCACCACCGCACCGCCGTCCTCTCTGAAGGACGGCGGGGCGCTGCTGCTGGACCTGCGCGCCGTGAACCGGACGCTCAACGCGACGGGCGGCCGCGGCATGGAGCCCAGCGAGTGGTGGCTGTCGGCCCGGCCGGGCGCCACCGGGAAGGTCGCCGCCGCGCTGCGCGACCGGGCCGACATCGATTCGCTGCTGGTGCGCGACGAGACCGCGTCGGAGCTGCGGGCCGACCCGCTCGGCGCCGGTCCGCAGTCGGTGCTGCCGGCCGCCGTGATCGCCGCCGCCGTGCTGGCGGCGGTGGGCTTCGCGGTCAGTTCGGCCGGCGCGATCCGCGAGCGCAGCGGGGAGTTCGCCGTGCTGCGGGCGCTGGGGGCACCGCGCCGCAAGCTGGCCCGGATGATGGCCGCGGAGCAGGGCCTGCTGGTGCTGCTGGCCCTGGTGGTCGGGGTGGCGCTGGGCGCGCTGCTGACCCGGCTGGTCGTACCACTGATCGTTCTGACGGCGCAGGCGTCCCAGCCCGTTCCGGGACTGCTGGTCACCCTGCCGGTGGGGCCGCTGGTCCAGCTGATCGCCATCGTGCTGGTCGTACCGCTGCTGGTGGTCGTCCTGACGGCGGTCCGGCGCGGCGACCCGGTCACCGCGCTGCGCCGGCAAGGGGAGGACTGA
- a CDS encoding FtsX-like permease family protein, whose translation MTNGTEGLPAAPRPAVLSWVRVRLRAAPAAAIAMALLVLVTAFLAAALPRAVDRYEVKALRGSLADAKLRDRTLSLSDSSSGAEGAGDTSRFAPEWLAGVESEFQKLVQPPLRLQPGQSVVGVRTGSDSAALDPALPRPTKALNPKADLVAQQGLERHSRLVAGSMPRGPAPADASGGTDRVDAAITEQTAKVMGLRPGSAIHLSTLGRAFTVQVTGIVAPTDPGSAYWNEEQDVLTPQLTSPPPKPGEYPTFYWHFTVLIAPEAAPALLSLGKGASFYWHHPVDTGGLTAQDVAPLQSELASLDSGPAGAALQDGTGSYLHTTTGLGRLLTSYERDRTAALPLVLVAAIGVGATAFAVLLMAGGLAAERRRGELALLRSRGGSLRGMVGRLLGETTAAAVPAALAGIALALVLLPTDRYLLSVLLGSAVAVTASLALPLRAVAAHGRPRPAAREDVAAARPSRRRTVAELTVTVLVIGAVAALRRRGTVSGADPFLAAAPVLVAIAAALILLRLYPLPLRLLARPAARLTGAVTHLGLARAGRSPASAQLPLLALLMSLTVASFGGSVLAGVADGRDVAARAAIGADARIDANFVLPEKLAATVRQVPGVAGTLGVRIEPSASTTGFGMPYSLVSVDPVAYAALTRSIGLPDFPADALLHDDGTGPMPAVVSRNVAAKLAGGTVPVEPAIGTTDIRAAAVLDLTPAAPNADFVIVSSAQLAKRHPDMNYSQYTGPTVLMVTADGPIDGKALRAATARTGSNMFVALLSEQRGVLADSALQTGARGIYLAAVAGGAGYSALALLLSLLQAAPQRTALLARLRTMGMGRRDGRRLVFLEMLPQALLAAIGGVLVGLAVIPLLGPGVDITALAFGSDPGTTAPAGLGLRVDPLSLALPSFGLLALACVVLLAQVWVTGRRRESTDLRVGDRS comes from the coding sequence ATGACGAACGGGACCGAAGGTCTCCCGGCGGCTCCACGGCCCGCCGTGCTCTCCTGGGTGCGGGTCCGGCTGCGCGCCGCTCCGGCCGCCGCCATCGCGATGGCCCTGCTCGTGCTGGTCACCGCCTTCCTCGCGGCCGCGCTGCCGCGCGCGGTGGACCGCTACGAGGTCAAGGCGCTGCGGGGCTCGCTCGCCGACGCCAAGCTGCGCGACCGCACCCTGAGCCTCAGCGACTCCTCGTCGGGTGCGGAGGGCGCGGGGGACACGTCGCGGTTCGCACCGGAGTGGCTCGCCGGCGTGGAGTCGGAGTTCCAGAAGCTCGTACAGCCGCCTCTGCGGCTGCAGCCGGGCCAGTCCGTGGTCGGGGTCAGGACCGGCAGCGACTCCGCGGCGCTGGATCCCGCGCTCCCCCGGCCGACCAAGGCGCTGAACCCGAAGGCCGACCTCGTCGCCCAGCAGGGTCTGGAGCGGCACTCCCGGCTGGTGGCCGGCAGCATGCCTCGCGGCCCCGCTCCCGCCGACGCGTCGGGCGGGACGGACCGGGTCGATGCGGCGATCACCGAGCAGACCGCCAAGGTGATGGGTCTGCGTCCGGGCTCCGCGATCCACCTCAGCACCCTGGGCAGGGCATTCACCGTCCAGGTGACCGGCATCGTCGCGCCCACCGATCCCGGCAGCGCGTACTGGAACGAGGAGCAGGACGTCCTCACCCCCCAGTTGACGTCCCCTCCCCCGAAACCCGGCGAGTACCCCACGTTCTACTGGCACTTCACCGTGCTGATCGCACCGGAGGCGGCGCCCGCGCTGCTCAGCCTGGGCAAGGGCGCGTCCTTCTACTGGCACCACCCGGTCGACACCGGCGGCCTCACCGCCCAGGACGTGGCCCCGCTCCAGTCGGAGCTGGCCTCGCTCGACAGCGGCCCGGCCGGTGCCGCCCTGCAGGACGGCACCGGGAGTTACCTCCACACCACGACCGGGCTCGGCCGGCTGCTCACCTCCTACGAACGCGACCGGACGGCGGCGCTGCCGCTGGTCCTGGTCGCCGCGATCGGTGTCGGCGCCACCGCGTTCGCCGTCCTGCTCATGGCCGGCGGGCTCGCGGCCGAGCGGCGGCGCGGCGAACTCGCCCTGCTGCGCTCGCGCGGCGGCTCCCTGCGCGGCATGGTCGGCCGGCTGCTCGGTGAGACGACGGCGGCCGCCGTGCCGGCCGCGCTCGCCGGAATCGCGCTCGCCCTCGTCCTGCTGCCGACCGACCGGTACCTGCTGTCCGTGCTGCTGGGGTCCGCCGTGGCCGTGACGGCCTCGCTCGCGCTGCCGCTGCGGGCCGTCGCCGCCCACGGCCGGCCGCGCCCGGCCGCCCGCGAGGACGTGGCCGCCGCCCGGCCCTCCCGGCGCCGCACGGTGGCCGAGCTCACGGTCACCGTCCTGGTCATCGGCGCGGTGGCCGCCCTGCGGAGGCGGGGCACCGTCAGCGGCGCCGACCCGTTCCTGGCGGCCGCCCCCGTCCTCGTCGCCATCGCCGCCGCCCTGATCCTGCTGCGCCTGTACCCGCTGCCCCTGCGGCTGCTGGCCCGGCCCGCGGCCCGGCTGACCGGCGCCGTCACCCATCTCGGCCTGGCCCGGGCCGGCCGCTCCCCGGCCAGCGCCCAACTGCCGCTGCTCGCCCTGCTGATGTCGCTGACCGTGGCCTCGTTCGGCGGATCGGTGCTCGCCGGGGTCGCGGACGGCCGGGACGTGGCGGCCCGCGCGGCCATCGGCGCCGACGCCAGGATCGACGCCAACTTCGTCCTGCCCGAGAAGCTCGCGGCGACCGTCCGGCAGGTGCCCGGCGTCGCCGGGACCCTCGGCGTCCGCATCGAGCCCAGCGCCTCCACCACCGGCTTCGGGATGCCGTACAGCCTGGTCAGCGTCGACCCGGTCGCGTACGCCGCGCTGACCCGTTCCATCGGCCTCCCCGACTTCCCCGCCGACGCCCTCCTGCACGACGACGGCACCGGCCCCATGCCGGCCGTGGTCTCCCGGAACGTCGCCGCGAAGCTCGCGGGCGGAACCGTCCCCGTGGAGCCCGCCATCGGAACGACCGACATCAGGGCCGCGGCGGTGCTGGACCTCACCCCGGCGGCACCCAACGCCGACTTCGTGATCGTCTCGTCCGCGCAACTCGCCAAGCGCCACCCGGACATGAACTACAGCCAGTACACCGGTCCCACCGTGCTGATGGTCACCGCGGACGGTCCGATCGACGGCAAGGCGCTGCGCGCCGCCACCGCCAGGACCGGCTCCAACATGTTCGTGGCCCTGCTCAGTGAGCAGCGCGGTGTGCTCGCCGACTCGGCCCTGCAGACCGGGGCGCGGGGCATCTATCTCGCCGCGGTCGCGGGCGGCGCCGGCTACAGCGCGCTCGCGCTGCTGCTGTCCCTGCTCCAGGCCGCACCCCAACGCACCGCCCTGCTCGCCCGGCTGCGGACGATGGGCATGGGGCGGCGCGACGGGCGACGGCTGGTGTTCCTGGAAATGCTGCCGCAGGCGCTGCTGGCGGCGATCGGCGGCGTGCTCGTCGGCCTCGCGGTGATCCCGCTGCTCGGGCCCGGCGTGGACATCACCGCGCTGGCGTTCGGCAGCGACCCCGGCACGACCGCACCGGCCGGCCTCGGGCTGCGCGTCGACCCGCTCTCGCTGGCGCTGCCGTCGTTCGGACTGCTGGCACTGGCCTGCGTGGTGCTGCTGGCACAGGTCTGGGTGACCGGACGGCGCCGAGAGAGTACGGACCTGAGAGTAGGAGACCGCTCATGA
- a CDS encoding ABC transporter ATP-binding protein has protein sequence MTHTTESGAGGATTTLADLEQRAAARRERPAYGQDALISCDRLVRIFTADGVEVQALQGLDLLVAKGELMALVGASGSGKSTLLNILAGLDVPTAGAASVGGYDLLDMDAKSRLRYRREVVGFVWQQTARNLLPYLTAAQNVVLPMQLSGRDGFRAKRLHAARATELLTMLGVGYCHDRHPGQMSGGEQQRTAIAVALANSPSLVLADEPTGELDSATGEQVFAAFRTANEELGTTVVVVTHDHAVADAVRRTVAIRDGRTASEVLRHTEIDEHGQESVVAREYATVDRAGRLQLPRDYTAALSIENRVLLELESDHIGVWPDRPAPPEQD, from the coding sequence ATGACCCACACCACCGAGAGCGGCGCCGGCGGCGCCACGACCACCCTGGCCGACCTGGAACAGCGGGCGGCCGCCCGCCGCGAGCGGCCCGCCTACGGTCAGGACGCGCTCATCAGCTGCGACCGGCTGGTACGGATCTTCACGGCCGACGGCGTCGAGGTCCAGGCGCTGCAGGGCCTGGACCTGCTCGTCGCCAAGGGCGAGCTGATGGCCCTGGTCGGCGCCTCGGGCAGCGGCAAGTCCACCCTGCTGAACATCCTCGCCGGCCTCGACGTCCCGACCGCCGGCGCGGCCTCGGTCGGCGGCTACGACCTGCTCGACATGGACGCCAAGTCCCGGCTGCGCTACCGCCGCGAGGTCGTCGGCTTCGTCTGGCAGCAGACCGCCCGCAACCTGCTGCCCTATCTGACGGCAGCTCAGAACGTCGTGCTGCCGATGCAGTTGTCAGGGCGCGACGGGTTCCGCGCCAAGCGGCTGCACGCCGCCCGCGCCACGGAGCTGCTCACCATGCTCGGCGTCGGCTACTGCCACGACCGGCACCCCGGGCAGATGTCCGGCGGCGAGCAGCAGCGCACGGCCATCGCCGTGGCACTCGCCAACTCCCCGTCCCTGGTACTGGCCGACGAGCCCACCGGCGAACTGGACTCCGCCACCGGAGAGCAGGTCTTCGCCGCGTTCAGGACCGCCAACGAGGAGCTCGGCACCACCGTCGTCGTCGTCACCCACGACCACGCCGTCGCCGACGCCGTACGCCGCACGGTCGCGATCCGGGACGGCCGGACGGCGTCCGAGGTGCTGCGCCACACCGAGATCGACGAACACGGCCAGGAGTCGGTCGTCGCCCGCGAGTACGCCACCGTGGACCGCGCCGGACGGCTGCAGCTCCCCCGCGACTACACCGCGGCGCTCTCCATCGAGAACCGGGTCCTGCTGGAACTGGAATCCGACCACATCGGCGTCTGGCCGGACCGTCCGGCGCCGCCGGAGCAGGACTGA
- a CDS encoding thioesterase family protein, translated as MARHIYSCPLRWSDMDAFGHVNNVVFLRYLEEARIDFMFRLAPGEGSTSFTGGSVVARHEIDYLRPLVHRHAPVTIESWVTKIGAASMTVAYEIKDEETVYVRASTVVVPYNLAEARPRRISAEERSFLEAYRDEPPSTAEAVAEEAVAA; from the coding sequence ATGGCCCGGCATATCTACAGCTGCCCGCTGCGCTGGTCGGACATGGATGCCTTCGGGCACGTCAACAACGTGGTCTTCCTGCGGTACCTGGAAGAGGCGCGGATCGACTTCATGTTCCGGCTGGCACCCGGTGAGGGCAGCACGTCGTTCACGGGCGGGTCCGTCGTGGCCCGGCACGAGATCGACTATCTGCGACCGCTGGTCCACCGGCACGCGCCGGTGACCATCGAGTCGTGGGTGACGAAGATAGGTGCGGCCTCGATGACCGTCGCGTACGAGATCAAGGACGAGGAGACCGTGTATGTACGGGCCTCCACGGTCGTGGTCCCGTACAACCTCGCGGAAGCGCGGCCGCGGCGGATCAGCGCGGAGGAACGGTCCTTCCTCGAGGCGTACCGCGACGAACCGCCGTCGACGGCGGAAGCCGTGGCAGAAGAGGCCGTCGCCGCATGA
- the ettA gene encoding energy-dependent translational throttle protein EttA, whose amino-acid sequence MAEYIYTMRKTRKAHGDKVILDDVTLSFLPGAKIGVVGPNGAGKSTVLKIMAGLEQPSNGDAFLSPGFTVGILMQEPKLDESKTVLENVQDGAAEIMGKLKRFNEVAELMATDYSDALLDEMGKLQEDLDHANAWDLDAQLEQAMDALGCPPGEWPVTTLSGGEKRRVALCKLLIEAPDLLLLDEPTNHLDAESVNWLEQHLSKYAGAVVAVTHDRYFLNNVAEWILELDRGRAIPYEGNYSTYLEKKATRLKVEGRKDEKRAKRLKEELEWVRSNAKGRQVKSKARLARYEEMAAEADKVRKLDFEEIQIPPGPRLGSIVVEVNNLSKAFGDKVLVDDLSFTLPRNGIVGIIGPNGAGKTTLFKMIQGLEPADSGSVKIGDTVKISYVDQSRANIDPKKTLWAVVSDELDYINVGQVEMPSRAYVSAFGFKGPDQQKPAGVLSGGERNRLNLALTLKEGGNLLLLDEPTNDLDVETLSSLENALLEFPGAAVVISHDRWFLDRVATHILAYEGESKWYWFEGNFESYEKNKVERLGADAARPHRATYKKLTRG is encoded by the coding sequence TTGGCTGAGTACATCTACACGATGCGCAAGACGCGCAAGGCACACGGCGACAAGGTGATCCTTGACGACGTGACGCTGAGCTTCCTGCCCGGCGCGAAGATCGGTGTGGTGGGTCCCAACGGTGCCGGTAAGTCCACGGTGCTGAAGATCATGGCCGGCCTGGAGCAGCCCTCCAACGGTGACGCGTTCCTGTCGCCCGGTTTCACCGTCGGCATCCTCATGCAGGAGCCGAAGCTCGACGAGTCCAAGACGGTCCTGGAGAACGTCCAGGACGGCGCCGCAGAGATCATGGGCAAGCTCAAGCGCTTCAACGAGGTCGCCGAGCTCATGGCGACCGATTACTCGGACGCGCTGCTGGACGAGATGGGCAAGCTCCAGGAGGACCTGGACCACGCCAACGCCTGGGACCTCGACGCGCAGCTGGAGCAGGCCATGGACGCGCTGGGCTGCCCGCCCGGCGAGTGGCCCGTCACCACCCTCTCCGGTGGCGAGAAGCGCCGTGTCGCGCTCTGCAAGCTGCTGATCGAGGCCCCGGACCTGCTCCTCCTCGACGAGCCCACCAACCACCTCGACGCCGAGTCGGTGAACTGGTTGGAGCAGCACCTCTCGAAGTACGCGGGCGCCGTCGTCGCGGTCACTCACGACCGGTACTTCCTGAACAACGTCGCCGAGTGGATCCTCGAACTCGACCGCGGCCGCGCGATCCCCTACGAGGGCAACTACTCCACGTACCTGGAGAAGAAGGCCACCCGCCTCAAGGTCGAGGGCCGCAAGGACGAGAAGCGCGCCAAGCGCCTCAAGGAAGAGCTGGAGTGGGTCCGCTCCAACGCCAAGGGCCGTCAGGTCAAGTCCAAGGCGCGCCTGGCCCGTTACGAGGAGATGGCGGCCGAGGCCGACAAGGTGCGGAAGCTGGACTTCGAGGAGATCCAGATCCCGCCGGGCCCGCGACTGGGCTCCATCGTCGTCGAGGTCAACAACCTCTCGAAGGCGTTCGGCGACAAGGTCCTGGTCGACGACCTCTCCTTCACCCTGCCGCGCAACGGCATCGTCGGCATCATCGGCCCCAACGGTGCCGGCAAGACCACGCTGTTCAAGATGATCCAGGGCCTCGAGCCCGCGGACTCGGGCTCGGTCAAGATCGGCGACACGGTCAAGATCAGCTACGTCGACCAGAGCCGCGCCAACATCGACCCGAAGAAGACCCTCTGGGCGGTCGTGTCGGACGAGCTGGACTACATCAACGTCGGCCAGGTCGAGATGCCGTCGCGGGCCTACGTCTCCGCCTTCGGCTTCAAGGGGCCGGACCAGCAGAAGCCCGCCGGCGTCCTCTCGGGTGGTGAGCGCAACCGGCTGAACCTGGCGCTCACGCTCAAGGAGGGCGGCAACCTGCTGCTCCTCGACGAGCCCACCAACGACCTCGACGTCGAGACCCTGTCCTCGCTGGAGAACGCCCTGCTCGAGTTCCCGGGCGCGGCCGTGGTCATCTCCCACGACCGCTGGTTCCTGGACCGGGTCGCGACCCACATCCTCGCGTACGAGGGTGAGTCCAAGTGGTACTGGTTCGAGGGCAACTTCGAGTCGTACGAGAAGAACAAGGTCGAGCGGCTCGGCGCCGACGCGGCTCGCCCGCACCGCGCCACCTACAAGAAGCTGACCCGCGGCTGA
- a CDS encoding LAETG motif-containing sortase-dependent surface protein, translating to MFKIQRRSAARLAAAGLATGLLAAGAISGAGAAFADGGATAVLGGLQADKSDGVVIHEGGKDKAINAGLFTMDVGGGTIQTYCIDIHNPTQKHAKYQEVPWDSSSLHNNPDAGKINWILQHSYPQVADLDALAQAAKSGPLTEKTAAAGTQVAIWRFSDKADVEANDPAAKKLAEYLGKTATDTPEPKATLTLDPPAVSGKSGDKLGPVTVHTTSTTPVQIQPALDVPAGVKIVNKSGKAVTTASNGDQLFFSIPAGAADGTTSVTATAVTQVPVGRAFTGVDSKSQVQILAGSSATTATATATGTWAKKGPIPAVSATVDCAKNGVDVTASNKGDEAFTFELAGKKFSIEAGKSKTITVPVKEDQKYEITISGPNGFTKTFKGVLDCKTTGTPTPAPSTPTTQPSPASAGSTTGTTGGDLAQTGGSSATPMIAGIAVALVAVGGGAVFFLRRKKSAGTPAGQ from the coding sequence ATGTTCAAGATTCAGAGGCGAAGCGCTGCCCGCCTCGCCGCCGCGGGCCTGGCCACGGGTCTGCTCGCAGCCGGTGCGATATCCGGCGCGGGAGCCGCTTTCGCGGACGGCGGTGCCACCGCGGTACTGGGCGGTCTGCAGGCCGACAAGTCGGACGGCGTCGTCATCCACGAGGGTGGCAAGGACAAGGCCATCAACGCCGGCCTGTTCACCATGGACGTCGGCGGCGGCACCATCCAGACGTACTGCATCGACATCCACAACCCGACGCAGAAGCACGCGAAGTACCAGGAGGTCCCGTGGGACTCCTCTTCGCTGCACAACAACCCTGACGCGGGCAAGATCAACTGGATCCTGCAGCACTCCTACCCGCAGGTGGCCGACCTCGACGCGCTGGCCCAGGCCGCCAAGTCCGGCCCGCTCACCGAGAAGACCGCCGCGGCCGGTACCCAGGTCGCCATCTGGCGCTTCTCGGACAAGGCTGATGTCGAGGCGAACGACCCGGCCGCCAAGAAGCTCGCCGAGTACCTGGGCAAGACGGCGACGGACACTCCCGAGCCCAAGGCGACGCTGACGCTCGACCCGCCCGCCGTCTCCGGCAAGTCCGGCGACAAGCTCGGCCCGGTGACGGTGCACACCACCTCCACCACGCCCGTGCAGATCCAGCCCGCCCTGGACGTCCCGGCCGGCGTGAAGATCGTCAACAAGTCGGGCAAGGCCGTCACCACCGCGAGCAACGGTGACCAGCTCTTCTTCTCCATCCCGGCGGGTGCCGCCGACGGCACCACGTCGGTGACGGCCACGGCCGTCACCCAGGTTCCGGTCGGCCGCGCGTTCACGGGCGTCGACAGCAAGAGCCAGGTCCAGATCCTGGCGGGCTCCAGCGCCACCACCGCCACGGCCACGGCCACGGGCACCTGGGCCAAGAAGGGCCCGATCCCGGCGGTCTCCGCCACGGTCGACTGCGCCAAGAACGGCGTCGACGTCACCGCCAGCAACAAGGGCGACGAGGCCTTCACCTTCGAGCTCGCGGGCAAGAAGTTCTCCATCGAGGCCGGCAAGTCGAAGACCATCACCGTCCCGGTGAAGGAAGACCAGAAGTACGAGATCACGATCTCCGGCCCGAACGGCTTCACCAAGACGTTCAAGGGTGTTCTGGACTGCAAGACGACCGGTACGCCCACCCCGGCGCCGAGCACCCCCACCACCCAGCCCAGCCCGGCCTCGGCCGGTTCCACCACCGGCACCACCGGCGGTGACCTCGCTCAGACGGGTGGCAGCAGCGCCACCCCGATGATCGCGGGCATCGCCGTCGCGCTCGTCGCGGTCGGTGGCGGCGCGGTCTTCTTCCTCCGCCGGAAGAAGTCGGCCGGAACTCCCGCAGGCCAGTAG